From the genome of Pelomonas sp. SE-A7, one region includes:
- a CDS encoding LysR substrate-binding domain-containing protein — MTTRGAPPRQRPLSVGPLRAFEAVARLSSFRAAAEELSLSASAVSRQVQALEDEVGAPLLRRGSRHVELTPEGTSLLSAAVSALKRIDGSVRQIRQARSRRVVHVSTFASFASLWLLPRLEDFQQRHPDIDIRVSAQDALVDLEEGELDLALRHQRKATPTAGATWLFDEMLSPVASPALLAKGPGLRRLADLSRQTLVEDDDERRYDGSLSWRNWLVAQGQPQLQPRRWLYLSYAHQQVQTALAGQALALGRLAMCQQLLERGALVEPFGPELRTESPYAYWLLLSSQGRERPEVLQFAAWIAEQAEACRAAMQRLRG, encoded by the coding sequence ATGACGACCCGCGGCGCACCGCCCCGCCAACGACCGCTGTCGGTCGGCCCCTTGCGGGCCTTCGAGGCCGTGGCGCGCCTGTCCAGCTTTCGGGCCGCAGCCGAGGAGCTGAGCCTCAGTGCCTCGGCCGTCAGCCGCCAGGTCCAGGCGCTGGAGGACGAGGTCGGCGCCCCGCTGCTGCGGCGCGGCAGCCGTCATGTGGAGCTGACGCCGGAAGGCACCTCGCTGCTGAGCGCCGCCGTGTCCGCGCTCAAGCGCATAGACGGCAGCGTGCGCCAGATCCGCCAGGCGCGCAGCCGCCGCGTGGTCCATGTCTCGACCTTCGCCTCGTTTGCCTCGCTGTGGCTGCTGCCGCGGCTGGAAGACTTCCAGCAGCGCCACCCAGACATCGACATCCGCGTGTCGGCCCAGGACGCCCTGGTGGACCTGGAGGAAGGCGAGCTGGACCTCGCCCTGCGCCACCAGCGCAAGGCCACGCCGACCGCCGGCGCCACCTGGCTGTTCGACGAAATGCTGAGCCCGGTCGCCAGCCCGGCCCTGCTCGCCAAGGGCCCCGGCCTGCGTCGCCTGGCCGACCTGAGCCGCCAAACCCTGGTCGAGGACGACGACGAGCGGCGCTATGACGGCTCGCTGAGCTGGCGCAACTGGCTGGTCGCGCAAGGCCAGCCGCAACTGCAGCCGCGCCGCTGGCTCTACCTCAGCTATGCCCACCAGCAGGTGCAGACGGCGCTGGCCGGCCAGGCTCTGGCCCTGGGCCGCTTGGCCATGTGCCAGCAGTTGCTGGAGCGAGGCGCGCTGGTCGAACCCTTCGGCCCCGAGCTGCGCACCGAGAGCCCCTATGCCTACTGGCTGCTGCTGTCGAGCCAGGGGCGGGAACGGCCCGAGGTCCTGCAATTCGCGGCCTGGATAGCCGAGCAGGCCGAGGCATGCCGGGCAGCCATGCAGCGCCTCAGGGGCTGA
- a CDS encoding glutathione S-transferase family protein: protein MRLIIGNKNYSSWSMRPWVLLKELGIPFEEHKVLFDFSPGSPFYTALQGVGPAGRVPVAVEADGFSVWDSLAIVEYIAEQNPEKAVWPRDARQRAKARALCAEMHSGFNKLRSFCPMNVEAELQHLGPKFMAEDAGFAADLARIDQIWTEQLAAHGGPYLFGEFSAVDAFFAPVVMRVTRYGLPLSETARAYVQRMEQTSAVKAWVADALAEHVWVAEDEPYRTYSKMG from the coding sequence ATGCGACTGATCATCGGCAACAAGAACTATTCGTCCTGGTCCATGCGGCCCTGGGTGCTGCTCAAGGAACTGGGCATCCCGTTTGAAGAGCACAAGGTGCTGTTCGACTTCAGCCCCGGCTCGCCCTTCTACACCGCGCTGCAAGGCGTGGGCCCGGCCGGCCGCGTGCCGGTGGCCGTGGAGGCCGACGGCTTCTCGGTCTGGGACTCGCTGGCCATCGTCGAATACATCGCCGAACAGAACCCCGAGAAAGCCGTCTGGCCGCGCGACGCACGCCAGCGCGCCAAGGCCCGGGCCCTGTGCGCCGAGATGCATTCGGGCTTCAACAAATTGCGCAGCTTCTGCCCGATGAATGTCGAGGCCGAGCTGCAGCACCTGGGCCCGAAGTTCATGGCCGAGGACGCCGGTTTCGCCGCCGACCTGGCCCGCATCGACCAGATCTGGACCGAGCAGCTGGCGGCCCATGGCGGCCCCTACCTGTTCGGCGAATTCAGCGCGGTCGACGCCTTCTTCGCGCCGGTGGTGATGCGCGTGACGCGCTATGGGCTGCCGCTGTCTGAGACCGCCCGCGCCTATGTGCAGCGCATGGAGCAGACCAGCGCGGTGAAAGCCTGGGTGGCCGATGCGCTGGCCGAGCATGTCTGGGTGGCCGAAGACGAACCCTACCGGACCTATTCGAAAATGGGCTGA
- a CDS encoding 5-formyltetrahydrofolate cyclo-ligase, whose amino-acid sequence MAATVPQAGHPVPHSRAELRQQLLSRRKEWLATPAAHAAALALSRSLHEVLVQLEPTCLGLYWPLDGEFNAADALLPHTEALACPLALPFAYKNPRRMEFRLWDGQPPEVQDECGIGSSNGAVVQPDVLLVPCVGFTEEGYRLGYGGGYYDRYLAAHPGLTTIGLAWDLGRCHFPAEPHDQALTLVLTETEVVSP is encoded by the coding sequence ATGGCTGCCACAGTGCCACAAGCCGGACATCCCGTGCCGCATTCGCGGGCCGAATTGCGGCAACAGTTGCTGTCGCGCCGCAAAGAATGGCTGGCAACGCCTGCCGCCCATGCGGCCGCGCTGGCCCTGAGCCGCTCGCTGCACGAGGTGCTGGTGCAACTGGAGCCGACCTGCCTGGGCCTGTACTGGCCCTTGGACGGGGAATTTAACGCAGCCGATGCGCTGTTGCCCCACACGGAGGCCTTGGCCTGCCCGCTGGCCCTGCCATTCGCCTACAAGAATCCGCGCCGCATGGAGTTCAGGCTCTGGGATGGCCAGCCGCCAGAAGTGCAGGACGAGTGCGGCATAGGCTCAAGCAACGGCGCCGTGGTGCAGCCCGATGTGCTGCTGGTGCCCTGCGTCGGTTTCACCGAAGAGGGCTACCGGCTCGGCTACGGCGGTGGCTACTACGACCGCTACCTGGCGGCCCATCCCGGCCTCACCACGATTGGCCTGGCCTGGGACCTGGGCCGCTGCCATTTCCCGGCCGAGCCACATGACCAGGCCCTGACCCTGGTGCTGACCGAGACCGAGGTCGTCAGCCCCTGA
- a CDS encoding lytic transglycosylase domain-containing protein codes for MSLRTAGRSWLAAWAVYGALVATPAQAATPSPEPLERAKQALAKRDRKQLALISAEARQQQYPLAPWIDYWELGLRLSEVNLSEVEAFYARWRGSYVEDRLRNDWLLELGHRRDWRNFALDYPRFRMNDDREVTCYALLTENLAGKDVKAAARSAWLAQKDGDEGCNLLATTLFEARKLHQSDVWLKLRYAVEANKLRAIKQAGALLGKPTLKSLEELQDRAGKFLNRRQALPQRGQQELTALALIRVASSDPAQAAELMNSRWERNLPDELSAWVWAQVGRQSAFKQQAEALGYFQRALRLQGKDSIEWSEDTLAWAARAALRVYGTGRDAELIQAIDRLGPQEARDTAWQYWRAHALLNTAAIGAPGDAQRGQAREQLRQLASPLHFYGKLAADELGLTLSLPSAPTPLSALEREQAANNPGLQRALALLALGWRSEGVREWNFMMRGLNDRELMAAAQLACEQEVWDRCISASERTKTEIDMAQRFPTPLRSQVLATAGEVGVDPAAVYGLIRQESRFVHDARSHVGASGLMQVMPATAQWLAKKNGIAYSKGDLSDRDRNLLLGTHYLKMVLDSFEGSLPMAAAAYNAGPSRPRRWRDGPTLDAAIWAETIPFNETRDYVKKVLSNTTIYAQLLGRPKPLLRDHLGRSIGPRETSSAALSEAQR; via the coding sequence ATGAGTTTGAGAACCGCAGGACGCAGCTGGCTCGCGGCCTGGGCAGTATATGGAGCACTGGTCGCTACGCCGGCCCAAGCCGCCACCCCCAGCCCCGAACCGCTGGAGCGTGCCAAGCAGGCCCTGGCCAAGCGCGACCGCAAGCAGCTGGCCCTGATCAGTGCCGAGGCGCGCCAGCAGCAATATCCGCTCGCCCCCTGGATCGACTACTGGGAGCTGGGCCTGCGCCTCTCGGAGGTCAACCTATCCGAGGTCGAGGCCTTCTACGCCCGCTGGCGCGGCAGCTATGTGGAAGACCGGCTGCGCAACGACTGGCTGCTGGAGCTGGGCCACCGGCGCGACTGGCGCAACTTCGCGCTGGACTATCCGCGCTTCAGGATGAATGACGACCGCGAGGTCACTTGCTATGCCCTGCTGACCGAGAACCTGGCCGGCAAGGATGTCAAGGCCGCGGCCCGCAGCGCCTGGCTGGCGCAAAAGGATGGCGACGAGGGCTGCAACCTGCTCGCCACCACGCTGTTCGAGGCCAGGAAGCTGCATCAGTCCGATGTCTGGCTGAAGCTGCGCTATGCGGTGGAGGCCAACAAGCTGCGCGCCATCAAGCAGGCCGGCGCCCTTCTCGGCAAGCCCACGCTGAAGTCACTGGAAGAGCTGCAGGACCGCGCCGGCAAGTTCCTCAATCGCCGCCAGGCCCTGCCCCAGCGCGGCCAGCAGGAGCTCACGGCCCTGGCCCTGATCCGCGTCGCCTCAAGCGACCCGGCCCAGGCCGCCGAGCTGATGAACAGCCGCTGGGAGCGCAACCTGCCGGACGAGCTGTCGGCCTGGGTCTGGGCCCAGGTGGGCCGGCAGTCGGCCTTCAAGCAGCAGGCCGAGGCCCTGGGCTATTTCCAGCGCGCCCTCCGGCTGCAGGGCAAGGACAGCATCGAATGGAGCGAGGACACGCTGGCCTGGGCCGCGCGCGCGGCGCTGCGTGTCTACGGCACCGGCCGCGATGCCGAGCTGATCCAGGCGATTGACCGCCTGGGCCCGCAGGAGGCGCGCGACACGGCCTGGCAATACTGGCGCGCCCATGCGCTGCTCAACACCGCCGCCATTGGCGCGCCCGGCGATGCCCAGCGCGGTCAGGCCCGCGAGCAGCTGCGCCAGCTGGCCTCGCCGCTGCACTTCTACGGCAAGCTGGCGGCCGACGAGCTGGGGCTCACGCTCAGCCTGCCGTCGGCCCCGACGCCGCTGAGCGCGCTGGAGCGCGAGCAGGCCGCGAACAACCCGGGACTGCAGCGCGCCCTGGCCCTGCTGGCCCTGGGATGGCGCAGCGAAGGCGTGCGCGAATGGAACTTCATGATGCGCGGCCTGAACGACCGCGAGCTGATGGCCGCCGCCCAGCTGGCCTGCGAGCAGGAGGTCTGGGACCGCTGCATCAGCGCCAGCGAACGCACCAAGACCGAGATCGACATGGCCCAGCGCTTCCCGACGCCGCTGCGCAGCCAGGTGCTGGCCACGGCCGGCGAAGTGGGCGTGGACCCGGCGGCGGTCTACGGCCTGATCCGTCAGGAGTCGCGCTTCGTCCACGATGCCCGCTCCCATGTCGGCGCCTCGGGCCTGATGCAGGTGATGCCGGCCACGGCCCAGTGGCTGGCCAAGAAGAACGGCATCGCCTACAGCAAGGGCGACCTCAGCGACCGCGACCGCAACCTGCTGCTGGGCACGCATTACCTGAAGATGGTGCTGGACAGCTTCGAGGGCTCGCTGCCCATGGCGGCCGCGGCCTACAACGCCGGTCCCTCGCGGCCGCGCCGCTGGCGCGACGGGCCGACGCTCGATGCCGCGATCTGGGCCGAGACCATTCCGTTCAACGAGACCCGCGACTACGTCAAGAAGGTGCTGTCCAACACCACCATCTACGCCCAGCTGCTGGGCCGGCCCAAGCCGCTGCTGCGCGACCACCTGGGCCGCAGCATAGGCCCGCGCGAAACCAGCTCGGCGGCATTGAGCGAAGCGCAACGCTGA
- the pepQ gene encoding Xaa-Pro dipeptidase, producing the protein MNTLHAHHVAQLQQRAEQALARTGFDALAIASGIEKFAFLDDRPYLFQPNPHFKHWLPLTQHPNSWLLVRPGRKPLLIYYQPDDYWHLPPEAPSGFWVDPFDIVVIADPADAAAHLQGHGRLAVIGEADAALEGVLPNNPEALLHLLHYPRACKSEYELEQMRAASRRAVKGHVAAQQAFMEGRSELDIHRAYLAATGHTDRDLPYTNIVGLNEHCAVLHYQYQDPQAPAQSRSFLIDAGAQVNGYASDITRTWSRGGHEEFEAVLAAMEAAQLALVDEVRAGTDYREIHLSTHRRIAAILSSQGIVKMSAEAIVAEGVSSTFMPHGIGHLLGLQVHDIGGFMADESGAVAPKPEGHRYLRLTRVLEPGMVVTIEPGLYFIPTLLDKLRATSAGGAVDWAKVERLLPYGGVRIEDDVACRASGAPENLTRDAFAALA; encoded by the coding sequence ATGAACACCCTTCATGCCCACCACGTCGCCCAGCTGCAGCAGCGTGCCGAACAGGCGCTCGCCCGCACCGGTTTCGACGCCCTGGCCATTGCCTCAGGGATTGAGAAATTCGCCTTCCTGGACGACCGGCCCTATCTGTTCCAGCCCAATCCGCATTTCAAGCATTGGCTGCCGCTGACCCAGCATCCCAACAGCTGGCTGCTGGTGCGCCCGGGCCGCAAGCCCCTGCTGATCTACTACCAGCCGGACGACTACTGGCATCTGCCGCCCGAGGCGCCCAGCGGCTTCTGGGTGGACCCGTTCGACATCGTCGTGATCGCCGATCCGGCCGATGCCGCCGCCCATCTGCAGGGTCATGGCCGCCTGGCCGTGATCGGCGAGGCCGATGCCGCGCTGGAAGGCGTGCTGCCCAACAACCCCGAGGCCCTGCTGCATCTGCTGCACTACCCGCGCGCCTGCAAGAGCGAGTACGAGCTGGAGCAGATGCGCGCCGCCTCGCGCCGGGCGGTCAAGGGCCATGTGGCCGCGCAGCAGGCCTTCATGGAAGGCCGTTCCGAGCTGGACATCCACCGTGCCTACCTGGCCGCCACCGGCCACACGGACCGCGACCTGCCCTACACCAACATCGTGGGCCTGAACGAGCATTGCGCGGTGCTGCACTACCAGTACCAGGACCCCCAGGCCCCGGCCCAGTCGCGCAGCTTCCTGATCGATGCCGGTGCCCAGGTCAACGGCTATGCCAGCGACATCACCCGCACCTGGAGCCGCGGCGGCCACGAGGAATTCGAGGCCGTGCTGGCGGCGATGGAAGCGGCCCAGCTGGCCCTGGTCGATGAGGTGCGCGCCGGCACCGACTACCGCGAGATCCATCTCAGCACCCACCGCCGCATCGCCGCCATCCTGTCCTCGCAGGGCATCGTGAAGATGAGCGCCGAGGCCATCGTGGCCGAAGGCGTGTCCTCGACCTTCATGCCGCACGGCATTGGCCATCTGCTGGGCCTGCAGGTGCACGACATTGGCGGCTTCATGGCTGACGAGAGCGGCGCCGTCGCGCCCAAGCCCGAAGGCCACCGCTACCTGCGCCTGACCCGCGTGCTGGAGCCGGGCATGGTGGTGACGATTGAGCCGGGCCTGTACTTCATCCCCACGCTGCTGGACAAGCTTCGCGCCACGTCGGCCGGCGGCGCGGTGGACTGGGCCAAGGTGGAGCGCCTGCTGCCCTATGGCGGCGTGCGTATCGAAGACGACGTGGCCTGCCGCGCAAGCGGTGCGCCCGAAAACCTGACCCGAGATGCGTTCGCGGCGCTGGCTTGA
- a CDS encoding multifunctional CCA addition/repair protein yields the protein MQIYQVGGVVRDRLLGRPVSDVDWLVVGARPDEMLAQGYLPVGKDFPVFLHPETHEEYALARTERKTAPGYHGFAFHAAPEVTLEQDLARRDLTINAMAQAADGSLIDPYGGQQDLQARVFRHVSEAFAEDPVRILRLARFGARFHDFRVAPETLQLMRAMVEAGEVDALVPERVWQELSRGLMEARPSRMFELLRECGALARLLPELEALFGVPQPAEHHPEIDCGIHALMVLDQCALVGAPLTVRYASLCHDLGKGETRQEELPRHIAHEGRSAKLARRVSERWRVPRDCSELAELTAREHTHVHQSLGFSPAARLRLIERCDGLRRPERFEEMLLACECDARGRLGLEQRDYPQRRLLSRDLVTLLALDLGAVSAEALARGLKGPDIGRAVGQARLAALEALPG from the coding sequence ATGCAGATCTATCAAGTCGGTGGCGTGGTGCGGGACCGCCTGCTCGGGCGGCCCGTCTCGGACGTGGATTGGCTGGTCGTCGGCGCCAGGCCGGACGAAATGCTGGCCCAGGGCTATCTGCCGGTGGGCAAGGACTTCCCGGTCTTCCTGCATCCTGAGACGCACGAGGAATATGCGCTGGCCCGCACCGAGCGCAAGACCGCGCCCGGCTATCACGGCTTCGCCTTCCATGCCGCGCCCGAGGTCACGCTGGAGCAGGACCTGGCGCGGCGCGACCTGACCATCAATGCGATGGCCCAGGCGGCCGACGGCAGCCTGATCGACCCGTACGGCGGCCAGCAGGACCTGCAGGCGCGAGTATTCCGCCATGTGTCCGAGGCCTTTGCCGAAGACCCGGTGCGCATCCTGCGGCTGGCCCGCTTCGGCGCACGCTTTCACGACTTCAGGGTCGCGCCCGAGACCCTGCAGCTGATGCGGGCCATGGTCGAGGCCGGCGAGGTCGATGCCCTGGTGCCGGAGCGCGTCTGGCAGGAGTTGTCGCGTGGTCTGATGGAAGCCCGCCCTTCGCGCATGTTCGAGCTGCTGCGCGAATGCGGTGCGCTGGCGCGGCTGCTGCCCGAGCTGGAGGCGCTGTTCGGCGTGCCGCAGCCGGCCGAACACCATCCCGAGATCGACTGCGGCATCCACGCGCTGATGGTGCTGGACCAGTGCGCTTTGGTCGGCGCGCCGCTGACGGTGCGCTACGCCAGCCTCTGCCATGACCTGGGCAAGGGCGAGACGCGGCAGGAAGAACTGCCGCGCCACATCGCCCATGAAGGCCGCAGCGCCAAGCTGGCCAGGCGGGTCAGCGAACGCTGGCGCGTGCCACGCGACTGCAGCGAGCTGGCCGAGCTGACCGCCCGTGAGCACACCCATGTGCACCAGAGCCTGGGCTTCTCGCCGGCCGCACGGCTGCGCCTGATCGAGCGTTGCGACGGGCTGCGCCGGCCCGAGCGTTTCGAGGAAATGCTGCTGGCCTGCGAATGCGATGCGCGGGGCCGGCTCGGCCTGGAGCAGCGCGACTATCCGCAGCGCCGCCTGCTGTCACGCGACCTGGTCACCTTGCTGGCGCTGGACCTGGGCGCGGTCAGCGCCGAGGCCCTGGCACGTGGGCTCAAGGGCCCGGACATCGGCCGGGCGGTCGGCCAGGCGCGGCTGGCCGCGCTCGAAGCACTGCCGGGCTGA
- a CDS encoding 5-formyltetrahydrofolate cyclo-ligase, which translates to MLASRPSAPEELPTVDLNDRPALRHKLIQDRLALPHRLELADELQQVLRVWLVQRRETTIGAYWPIKGEFDPLPALFRWSEAHPERRIGLPVVDREHGTLRFHVWYPGCPMEEDAYDIPKPKDTEVFEPQLVIVPCLGFGPCGLRLGYGGGFMDRTLAELQPRPATAGIGYAHGFLPLLKAEPHDVPLDAMLTEEGVVWDVNG; encoded by the coding sequence ATGCTCGCCAGCCGACCGTCTGCCCCCGAGGAGTTGCCGACCGTGGACCTGAACGACCGCCCCGCGCTGCGCCACAAGCTGATCCAGGACCGCCTTGCGCTGCCGCACCGGCTGGAGCTGGCCGACGAACTGCAGCAGGTGCTGCGGGTCTGGCTGGTGCAGCGCCGCGAGACCACCATTGGTGCCTACTGGCCGATCAAGGGCGAGTTCGACCCGCTGCCGGCGCTGTTCCGCTGGAGCGAAGCCCACCCCGAGCGCCGCATAGGCCTGCCGGTGGTGGACCGGGAACACGGCACGCTGCGCTTCCACGTCTGGTATCCGGGCTGCCCGATGGAAGAGGATGCCTACGACATTCCCAAGCCCAAGGACACCGAGGTGTTCGAGCCCCAGCTGGTCATCGTGCCCTGCCTGGGCTTCGGCCCCTGCGGCCTGCGCCTGGGCTATGGCGGCGGCTTCATGGACCGCACGCTGGCCGAGCTGCAGCCGCGTCCGGCCACGGCCGGCATTGGCTATGCGCATGGCTTTCTGCCGCTGCTCAAGGCCGAGCCGCACGACGTGCCGCTGGATGCCATGCTGACGGAAGAGGGCGTGGTCTGGGATGTGAATGGCTAA
- a CDS encoding TfoX/Sxy family protein: MKNSPEFIAHCVELLQPLGPVRSRRMFGGHGLYLDDFFVAIVDEDQLFLKADELSRPRFEAEQCLPFSFEKTGTGEVVSMSYFRPPEEALESPALMQPWARLALDAALRAAQAKKPKARKKKDA, from the coding sequence ATGAAGAACAGTCCCGAGTTCATCGCCCACTGCGTCGAGCTGCTGCAGCCGCTGGGGCCGGTGCGCAGCCGGCGCATGTTCGGCGGCCATGGCCTCTACCTGGACGACTTCTTCGTCGCCATCGTCGACGAGGACCAGCTCTTCCTGAAGGCCGACGAGCTGAGCCGGCCGCGCTTCGAGGCCGAGCAGTGCCTGCCGTTCAGCTTCGAGAAGACCGGCACCGGCGAGGTGGTCTCGATGTCGTACTTCCGCCCGCCCGAGGAGGCGCTGGAATCGCCGGCCCTGATGCAGCCCTGGGCGCGACTGGCCCTGGACGCTGCGCTGCGCGCGGCCCAGGCCAAGAAGCCCAAGGCCAGGAAGAAGAAAGACGCATGA